One stretch of Streptomyces peucetius DNA includes these proteins:
- a CDS encoding OFA family MFS transporter: MTTTDISTSVPYREVTDAGGRVYRIGESDIDIMGRKRKWMVILPWIGMMGISSAEYAFASAEDTLHTAHSWSSAHIFWMLGVWVFFQAAVAFPAGKLRESGKLPARWAMMLGAVGTLLGYLSLAYAPHVVVAYIGFGMFSGMGAGMVYATCVNMVGKWYPERKGGKTGFVNGGFAYGSVPFVFIFTGYMDLTNFRWVLVCVGLFLAATVAVAGFFFQDPPKNWWPAEVDPLRKPDDPRARRALEKNPPAVKQYTPKEAWQTGRVGLMWFCLLCTSGVNIFGIAFQVPFGDEAGFAGGIVATAMSLKAIVNGTGRGVIGWLSDRYGRKECLIFVCIVLGLSQYGILWSGNIHNLPLFLLFSSISGFGGGAIFPMFAAMTADYFGENNNASNYGLVYSSKLVSGLLGSGMGAVVVGAWGYGGAFVLAGSISLFAGFVATFLYQPGRPRKGRITANPQPISRDVG, encoded by the coding sequence ATGACGACAACCGACATCTCCACATCCGTCCCCTACAGGGAGGTGACGGACGCAGGCGGGCGCGTGTACCGGATCGGCGAGTCCGATATCGACATCATGGGCCGCAAGCGCAAGTGGATGGTCATCCTGCCGTGGATCGGCATGATGGGCATCAGCTCGGCGGAGTACGCGTTCGCGTCCGCCGAGGACACCCTGCACACCGCGCACAGCTGGAGCAGCGCGCACATCTTCTGGATGCTGGGCGTCTGGGTCTTCTTCCAGGCCGCCGTGGCCTTCCCGGCCGGAAAGCTGCGGGAGAGCGGCAAGTTGCCGGCCCGGTGGGCGATGATGCTCGGCGCGGTGGGCACCCTGCTGGGCTATCTGTCACTGGCGTACGCGCCGCACGTGGTGGTCGCCTACATCGGCTTCGGCATGTTCAGCGGCATGGGCGCGGGCATGGTCTACGCGACCTGCGTCAACATGGTCGGCAAGTGGTATCCGGAGCGCAAGGGCGGCAAGACCGGTTTCGTCAACGGTGGTTTCGCCTACGGTTCTGTGCCGTTCGTGTTCATCTTCACCGGCTACATGGATCTGACGAACTTCCGCTGGGTGCTGGTCTGTGTCGGCCTGTTCCTGGCCGCCACGGTGGCCGTGGCGGGCTTCTTCTTCCAGGACCCGCCGAAGAACTGGTGGCCGGCGGAGGTCGACCCGCTGCGCAAGCCCGACGACCCGCGGGCGCGGCGCGCGCTGGAGAAGAACCCTCCGGCGGTGAAGCAGTACACGCCGAAGGAGGCATGGCAGACGGGCCGTGTGGGGCTGATGTGGTTCTGTCTGCTGTGCACGTCAGGCGTGAACATCTTCGGCATCGCCTTCCAGGTACCGTTCGGTGACGAGGCAGGGTTCGCGGGCGGGATCGTCGCGACGGCGATGTCGCTCAAGGCGATCGTGAACGGTACGGGCCGCGGTGTGATCGGCTGGCTCTCCGACCGTTACGGCCGCAAGGAGTGCCTGATCTTCGTCTGTATCGTGCTCGGCCTCTCGCAGTACGGCATTCTCTGGTCGGGCAACATCCACAACCTGCCGCTGTTCCTGCTCTTCTCCAGCATCTCCGGGTTCGGCGGCGGCGCGATCTTCCCGATGTTCGCCGCGATGACCGCGGACTACTTCGGTGAGAACAACAACGCCTCCAACTACGGGCTCGTCTACAGCTCGAAGCTGGTCTCGGGTCTGCTGGGCTCGGGCATGGGCGCCGTGGTGGTCGGCGCCTGGGGCTACGGCGGAGCGTTCGTGCTGGCCGGGTCGATCTCGTTGTTCGCCGGCTTCGTGGCGACGTTCCTGTATCAGCCGGGACGGCCGCGGAAGGGCCGGATCACGGCCAATCCGCAGCCGATCAGCCGGGATGTGG
- the sucC gene encoding ADP-forming succinate--CoA ligase subunit beta: MDLYEHQARELFEEYGIPVPEAETADTATEARAAAERLGGRVVVKAQVKTGGRGKAGGVKLAADAAAAEVTARQILGMDIKGHTVRRVMLARPVGIDAEYYISYVLDRAAGTFLAIASAEGGMDIEEVAATRPEAVVRIPVPLAEGVTDAKAAEIAAAAGLPARAAPVLRSLWQVLVREDALLVEVNPLVRTTAGDILALDGKVTLDDNARFRHSRWGGDDSTLHDDPLEALAAAKGLNYVKLDGTVGIIGNGAGLVMSTLDVVAGCGARPANFLDIGGGASAAVMADGLSVILSDRDVNSVLVNVFGGITACDAVAEGIVKALDSVRLTKPLVVRLDGNNAARGRAVLDERAHPLVQQATTMDGAARRAADLAI, translated from the coding sequence ATGGATCTGTACGAGCACCAAGCAAGGGAACTCTTCGAGGAGTACGGCATCCCCGTACCGGAGGCGGAGACCGCCGACACCGCCACCGAGGCCCGCGCGGCCGCCGAGCGGCTCGGCGGCCGGGTCGTCGTCAAGGCGCAGGTGAAGACCGGCGGCCGGGGCAAGGCCGGCGGGGTGAAGCTCGCCGCCGACGCCGCGGCCGCCGAGGTGACCGCCCGGCAGATCCTCGGCATGGACATCAAGGGCCACACCGTGCGCAGGGTCATGCTCGCGCGGCCCGTCGGCATCGACGCCGAGTACTACATCTCCTACGTCCTCGACCGCGCCGCAGGCACCTTCCTCGCCATCGCCTCCGCGGAAGGCGGCATGGACATCGAGGAGGTAGCGGCCACCCGCCCCGAAGCGGTGGTCCGCATCCCCGTCCCGCTCGCGGAGGGCGTCACCGACGCGAAGGCCGCCGAGATCGCGGCTGCCGCCGGGCTGCCGGCCCGGGCCGCACCGGTACTGCGCTCGCTCTGGCAGGTTCTGGTCCGCGAGGACGCCCTCCTGGTCGAGGTCAACCCGCTGGTGCGCACCACGGCCGGCGACATCCTCGCCCTCGACGGCAAGGTCACCCTCGACGACAACGCCCGCTTCCGGCACTCGCGCTGGGGCGGCGACGACAGCACCCTGCACGACGATCCGCTGGAGGCGCTGGCCGCCGCCAAGGGCCTCAACTACGTCAAGCTCGACGGCACCGTCGGCATCATCGGCAACGGAGCCGGACTGGTCATGTCCACCCTCGACGTCGTCGCCGGCTGCGGTGCCAGGCCCGCGAACTTCCTCGACATCGGCGGCGGTGCCTCGGCGGCGGTAATGGCGGACGGGCTGTCCGTCATCCTCTCCGACCGTGACGTCAACAGCGTGCTCGTGAACGTCTTCGGCGGCATCACGGCCTGCGACGCCGTCGCCGAAGGCATCGTCAAGGCCCTCGACTCCGTACGCCTCACCAAACCCCTCGTCGTACGGCTCGACGGCAACAACGCCGCCCGCGGCCGCGCCGTCCTCGACGAGCGCGCCCACCCCCTGGTCCAGCAGGCCACCACGATGGACGGCGCAGCCCGCCGCGCCGCCGACCTCGCCATCTGA
- a CDS encoding acetate--CoA ligase family protein translates to MTQHEERQAAVRAVLAGALAEGRTALTAPEGKAVTDAYGIPTPAEGLADTADAAVALADRIGFPVAMKIVSPDILHKTDAGGVRVGLTSCAEVRGAFTAIVSNAKAYAPDARVLGVQVQQMVPAGTEVLVGTVTDPTFGKVVAFGLGGVLVEVLKDVTFRLAPASRDDALSMLDGIRAAEILRGVRGGTGVDRDALADVVVRVSELAADFPEIAEVDLNPVFSSADGAMAADVRILLSTEVPAERRRYSREEMLASMRRLMQPRSVTVIGASNEQGKIGNSVMRNLIDGGFPGEIHPVNPKADDILGRKAYKSVMDVPGEPDVAVFAIPAKFVAAALEEIGRKGIPNAVLIPSGFAETGEHELQAEIVAIAERYGVRLLGPNIYGYYSTWQDLCATFCTPYDVKGGVALTSQSGGIGMAILGFARTTRTGVSAIVGLGNKSDLDEDDLLTWFGEDPNTDCIAMHLEDLKDGRAFVEAARATVPKKPVVVLKAGRTAAGARAAGSHTGALAGDDAVYDDVLRQAGVIRAPGLSEMLEYARALPVLPAPQGDNVVIITGAGGSGVLLSDAIVDNGLSLMEIPPDLDASFKAFIPPFGAAGNPIDITGGEPPSTYEATIRLGMEDPRIHALVLGYWHTIVTPPMVFAELAARVVAEFRERGVEKPVVASLAGDVEVEEACQYLFERGVVAYPYTTEKPVAVLGAKYRWARAAGLLGGGR, encoded by the coding sequence GTGACACAGCACGAAGAACGGCAGGCAGCGGTACGCGCCGTCCTGGCGGGCGCGCTCGCCGAGGGCAGGACCGCCCTGACGGCCCCGGAGGGCAAGGCGGTCACCGACGCCTACGGCATCCCGACACCGGCCGAGGGCCTGGCGGACACGGCCGACGCGGCGGTGGCCCTCGCGGACCGGATCGGCTTCCCGGTCGCCATGAAGATCGTCTCCCCCGACATCCTGCACAAGACGGACGCGGGCGGGGTGCGGGTCGGACTGACGTCGTGCGCCGAGGTGCGCGGCGCGTTCACGGCGATCGTGTCGAACGCGAAGGCGTACGCGCCGGACGCGCGGGTCCTCGGGGTGCAGGTGCAGCAGATGGTGCCGGCCGGGACGGAGGTACTGGTCGGCACGGTCACCGACCCGACGTTCGGGAAGGTGGTGGCGTTCGGCCTCGGCGGTGTCCTGGTGGAGGTGCTGAAGGACGTCACCTTCCGTCTCGCGCCCGCCTCGCGGGACGACGCGCTGTCGATGCTGGACGGCATCCGGGCGGCGGAGATCCTGCGCGGCGTGCGCGGCGGCACGGGTGTCGACCGGGATGCGCTCGCCGATGTGGTGGTCCGGGTCTCGGAACTGGCCGCCGACTTCCCCGAGATCGCGGAGGTCGACCTCAACCCGGTGTTCTCCTCCGCGGACGGGGCGATGGCCGCCGACGTACGGATCCTGCTGAGCACGGAGGTCCCGGCCGAGCGCCGCCGGTACTCCCGCGAGGAGATGCTCGCCTCGATGCGGCGGCTGATGCAGCCGCGTTCGGTGACGGTGATCGGAGCCTCCAACGAACAGGGCAAGATCGGCAATTCGGTCATGCGCAACCTGATCGACGGCGGTTTCCCCGGGGAGATCCATCCGGTGAACCCCAAGGCCGATGACATACTCGGCCGTAAGGCGTACAAGAGCGTGATGGATGTCCCGGGCGAGCCCGATGTGGCGGTCTTCGCCATCCCCGCGAAGTTCGTCGCCGCCGCGCTCGAGGAAATCGGCCGCAAGGGCATTCCCAACGCGGTGCTGATCCCGTCCGGCTTCGCGGAGACCGGGGAACACGAGCTGCAGGCCGAGATCGTGGCGATCGCCGAGCGGTACGGGGTGCGGCTGCTCGGGCCGAACATCTACGGCTACTACTCCACCTGGCAGGACCTGTGCGCGACCTTCTGCACGCCCTACGACGTCAAGGGCGGTGTGGCGCTCACCTCCCAGTCGGGCGGCATCGGCATGGCGATCCTCGGGTTCGCGCGGACCACGCGCACGGGAGTCTCCGCGATCGTGGGCCTGGGCAACAAGTCGGACCTGGACGAGGACGACCTGCTCACCTGGTTCGGCGAGGACCCCAACACCGACTGCATCGCCATGCATCTGGAGGACCTGAAGGACGGACGGGCCTTCGTCGAGGCGGCGCGCGCGACCGTGCCGAAGAAGCCGGTGGTGGTGCTCAAGGCCGGCCGTACGGCGGCGGGCGCCAGGGCGGCCGGGTCGCACACGGGCGCGCTGGCCGGTGACGACGCGGTGTACGACGACGTGCTGCGGCAGGCGGGCGTGATCCGCGCGCCGGGCCTGAGCGAGATGCTGGAGTACGCGCGGGCACTGCCGGTGCTCCCGGCGCCGCAGGGCGACAACGTCGTGATCATCACGGGCGCCGGCGGTTCGGGGGTGCTGCTGTCGGACGCGATCGTCGACAACGGTCTGTCGCTGATGGAGATCCCGCCGGACCTGGACGCCTCGTTCAAGGCGTTCATCCCACCGTTCGGCGCCGCGGGCAACCCGATCGACATCACGGGTGGCGAGCCGCCCTCCACGTACGAGGCGACGATCCGGCTGGGCATGGAGGATCCCCGTATCCATGCGCTGGTGCTGGGCTACTGGCACACGATCGTCACACCGCCGATGGTGTTCGCCGAGCTGGCGGCGCGCGTGGTCGCGGAGTTCCGGGAGCGCGGCGTCGAGAAGCCGGTGGTGGCGTCGCTCGCCGGTGACGTGGAGGTCGAGGAGGCGTGCCAGTACCTCTTCGAGCGCGGTGTGGTGGCGTATCCGTACACCACGGAGAAGCCGGTCGCGGTCCTCGGTGCGAAGTACCGATGGGCCAGGGCGGCCGGCTTGTTGGGGGGCGGTCGATGA
- the sucD gene encoding succinate--CoA ligase subunit alpha, whose amino-acid sequence MAVFLTKESKILVQGMTGAEGMKHTRRMLASGTDVVAGVNPRKAGRVVDFDERAVPVFGTVAEAMTATGADVTVVFVPPPFAKAAVIEAADAGIGLAVVITEGIPVHDAVAFQAYAAERGTRIIGPNCPGLISPGQSNAGIIPADIAAEPGRIGLVSKSGTLTYQLMYELRDIGFSSAVGIGGDPVVGTTHIDCLAAFEQDPDTDLIVLIGEIGGDAEERAAAYIAEHVTKPVVGYIAGFTAPEGRTMGHAGAIVSGSSGTARAKKEALEAAGVRVGSTPTETSRLVLARLAELTRQTEG is encoded by the coding sequence ATGGCCGTCTTCCTCACCAAGGAGAGCAAGATCCTCGTCCAGGGCATGACCGGGGCCGAGGGCATGAAGCACACCCGCCGGATGCTGGCGTCCGGGACCGACGTCGTCGCCGGCGTCAACCCCCGCAAGGCGGGCCGGGTCGTGGACTTCGACGAGCGTGCCGTCCCCGTCTTCGGCACCGTCGCCGAGGCCATGACGGCCACCGGCGCGGACGTCACCGTCGTCTTCGTACCGCCGCCGTTCGCCAAGGCCGCCGTCATCGAGGCGGCGGACGCCGGCATCGGGCTCGCCGTCGTCATCACCGAGGGCATCCCCGTCCACGACGCCGTCGCCTTCCAGGCGTACGCCGCCGAGCGCGGCACCCGGATCATCGGGCCCAACTGCCCCGGCCTGATCAGCCCCGGCCAGTCGAACGCCGGCATCATCCCCGCGGACATCGCCGCGGAGCCCGGCCGTATCGGACTCGTCTCCAAGTCCGGCACACTGACCTACCAACTCATGTACGAGCTCCGCGACATCGGCTTCTCCTCGGCGGTGGGCATCGGCGGCGACCCGGTCGTCGGCACCACCCACATCGACTGCCTCGCCGCCTTCGAACAGGACCCGGACACCGACCTCATCGTGCTCATCGGCGAGATCGGCGGCGACGCGGAGGAACGCGCCGCCGCCTACATCGCCGAGCACGTCACCAAGCCCGTCGTCGGCTACATCGCGGGCTTCACCGCGCCGGAGGGCCGGACCATGGGCCACGCCGGAGCGATCGTCTCCGGCTCCAGCGGCACCGCCCGGGCCAAGAAGGAGGCACTGGAAGCGGCCGGCGTACGGGTCGGCTCCACGCCCACCGAGACCTCCCGGCTGGTGCTCGCCCGCCTCGCGGAGCTCACCCGGCAGACCGAGGGCTGA
- a CDS encoding thiamine pyrophosphate-binding protein has protein sequence MPDDNSQQLISGGHLVAKALKAEGVEVVYTLCGGHIIDIYDGCVDEGIEVVDVRHEQVAAHAADGYARITGKPGCAVVTAGPGTTDAVTGVANAFRAESPMLLIGGQGAHTQHKMGSLQDLPHVDMMTPITKFAATVPDTARAADMVSMAFRECYHGAPGPSFLEIPRDVLDAKVPVEKARVPKAGHYRASTRSAGDPEAVEKLADLLVHAEKPAILLGSQVWTTRGTDSAVELVRTLNMPAYMNGAGRGTLPPGDPNHFQLSRRYAFSNADVIVIVGTPFDFRMGYGKRLSPDATVVQIDLDYRTVGKNRDIDLGIVGDAGLILKSVAEAVSGRLNGGAVRRKAWLEELRAAEQTALDKRLPQLRSDASPIHPYRLVSEINDFLTEDSIYIGDGGDIVTFSGQVVQPKSPGHWMDPGPLGTLGVGVPFVLAAKQARPDKEVVALFGDGAFSLTGWDFETLVRYNLPFVGIVGNNSSMNQIRYGQAQKYGLERERVGNTLGDVHYDKFAQMLGGYGEEVRDPADIGPALRRARESGLPSLINVWVDPDAYAPGTMNQTMYK, from the coding sequence ATGCCCGACGACAACAGCCAGCAACTCATCTCGGGTGGACACCTGGTCGCCAAGGCACTCAAGGCCGAGGGCGTGGAGGTCGTCTACACCCTCTGCGGCGGCCACATCATCGACATCTACGACGGCTGCGTGGACGAGGGCATCGAAGTCGTCGACGTCCGCCACGAGCAGGTCGCCGCCCACGCCGCCGACGGCTACGCCCGCATCACCGGCAAGCCGGGCTGCGCGGTCGTCACCGCCGGGCCCGGCACCACGGACGCCGTGACCGGCGTCGCCAACGCCTTCCGCGCCGAGTCGCCCATGCTGCTGATAGGCGGTCAGGGGGCCCACACCCAGCACAAGATGGGCTCGCTGCAGGACCTGCCGCACGTGGACATGATGACGCCGATCACCAAGTTCGCCGCCACCGTGCCGGACACGGCACGCGCCGCCGACATGGTCTCCATGGCGTTCCGCGAGTGCTACCACGGCGCGCCCGGCCCCTCCTTCCTGGAGATCCCGCGCGACGTGCTCGACGCCAAGGTCCCCGTGGAGAAGGCGCGGGTCCCGAAGGCCGGCCACTACCGGGCCTCCACCCGCAGCGCCGGTGACCCCGAGGCCGTGGAGAAGCTCGCCGACCTGCTGGTCCACGCGGAGAAGCCGGCGATCCTGCTCGGCAGCCAGGTGTGGACGACCCGCGGCACCGACTCCGCCGTCGAGCTGGTACGCACCCTGAACATGCCCGCGTACATGAACGGCGCGGGGCGCGGCACCCTGCCGCCCGGCGACCCGAACCACTTCCAGCTGTCGCGCCGCTACGCCTTCTCGAACGCCGACGTCATCGTCATCGTCGGTACGCCCTTCGACTTCCGCATGGGCTACGGCAAGCGGCTCTCGCCGGACGCGACCGTCGTCCAGATCGACCTCGACTACCGGACCGTGGGCAAGAACCGGGACATCGACCTCGGGATCGTCGGTGACGCCGGCCTGATCCTCAAGTCCGTGGCGGAGGCCGTGTCGGGCCGGCTGAACGGCGGCGCGGTCAGGCGCAAGGCCTGGCTGGAGGAACTGCGCGCCGCCGAGCAGACCGCGCTCGACAAGCGGCTGCCCCAGCTGCGCTCCGACGCCTCCCCGATCCACCCGTACCGGCTGGTCAGCGAGATCAACGACTTCCTCACCGAGGACTCGATCTACATCGGGGACGGCGGCGACATCGTCACCTTCTCCGGCCAGGTCGTGCAGCCCAAGTCCCCCGGCCACTGGATGGACCCCGGTCCGCTCGGCACCCTCGGCGTCGGCGTCCCCTTCGTGCTGGCGGCCAAGCAGGCCCGCCCGGACAAGGAGGTCGTGGCGCTCTTCGGCGACGGTGCGTTCTCCCTGACCGGCTGGGACTTCGAGACGCTGGTCCGCTACAACCTGCCGTTCGTCGGCATCGTCGGCAACAACTCCTCCATGAACCAGATCCGTTACGGCCAGGCCCAGAAGTACGGCCTGGAGCGCGAGCGGGTCGGCAACACCCTCGGCGACGTCCACTACGACAAGTTCGCCCAGATGCTGGGCGGTTACGGCGAGGAGGTGCGCGACCCGGCCGACATCGGCCCGGCGCTGCGCCGTGCCCGCGAGTCCGGGCTGCCGTCGCTGATCAACGTCTGGGTGGACCCCGACGCGTACGCCCCCGGAACCATGAACCAGACCATGTACAAGTGA
- the frc gene encoding formyl-CoA transferase: protein MTPTTTRTKALEGIRVLDMTHVQSGPSATQLLGWLGADVVKLEAPSGDITRKQLRDLPDVDSLYFTMLNCNKRSITLNTKSERGKEILTELIRRSDVMVENFGPGAVDRMGFTWERIQEINPRIVYASIKGFGDGPYTNFKAYEVVAQAMGGSMSTTGFEDGPPLATGAQIGDSGTGIHAVAGILAALFQRESTGRGQRVNVAMQHAVLNLCRVKLRDQQRLAHGPLAEYPNEDFGDEVPRSGNASGGGQPGWAVKCAPGGPNDYVYVIVQPVGWQPISELIGRPELAGDPEWATPEARLPKLGKMFQLIEEWTSTLPKWEVLEKLNARNIPCGPILSTKEIIEDPSLAANEMVVEVEHPERGTFTTVGSPLKLSDSPVDVVTSPLLGQHNEEVYVGELGLGDDELRLLKSNGVV from the coding sequence ATGACCCCGACCACGACCAGGACCAAGGCCCTTGAGGGCATCCGCGTCCTCGACATGACGCATGTCCAGTCCGGCCCCTCCGCCACCCAGCTGCTCGGCTGGCTCGGCGCGGACGTGGTGAAACTGGAGGCCCCGAGCGGCGACATCACCCGCAAGCAGCTGCGCGACCTCCCGGACGTCGACTCGCTGTACTTCACGATGCTCAACTGCAACAAGCGGAGCATCACCCTCAACACCAAGTCGGAGCGCGGCAAGGAGATCCTGACCGAGCTGATCCGCCGCAGCGACGTGATGGTCGAGAACTTCGGCCCTGGTGCCGTGGACCGGATGGGCTTCACCTGGGAACGCATCCAGGAAATCAACCCCCGGATCGTCTACGCCTCCATCAAGGGCTTCGGGGACGGTCCGTACACCAACTTCAAGGCGTACGAAGTGGTGGCGCAGGCGATGGGCGGCTCCATGTCGACCACCGGCTTCGAGGACGGGCCGCCGCTCGCGACCGGCGCCCAGATAGGGGACTCGGGCACCGGCATCCACGCCGTCGCCGGGATTCTCGCCGCACTGTTCCAGCGGGAGAGCACCGGGCGCGGCCAGCGCGTCAACGTCGCCATGCAGCACGCCGTGCTCAACCTCTGCCGGGTCAAGCTGCGCGACCAGCAGCGGCTCGCCCACGGCCCGCTCGCCGAGTACCCCAACGAGGACTTCGGCGACGAGGTCCCGCGCTCGGGCAACGCGTCCGGCGGCGGGCAGCCCGGCTGGGCGGTCAAGTGCGCGCCCGGCGGCCCGAACGACTATGTGTACGTCATCGTCCAGCCGGTCGGCTGGCAGCCGATCTCGGAGCTGATCGGCCGGCCGGAGCTCGCGGGCGACCCGGAGTGGGCGACACCGGAGGCACGGCTGCCGAAGCTCGGCAAGATGTTCCAGCTGATCGAGGAGTGGACGTCGACACTCCCCAAGTGGGAGGTGCTGGAGAAGCTCAACGCCCGCAACATCCCCTGCGGCCCGATCCTGTCCACCAAGGAGATCATCGAGGACCCGTCGCTGGCCGCCAACGAGATGGTCGTCGAGGTCGAGCACCCCGAGCGCGGCACCTTCACCACCGTCGGCAGCCCGCTGAAGCTGTCCGACTCCCCCGTCGACGTGGTCACCTCACCGCTGCTCGGCCAGCACAACGAAGAGGTGTACGTCGGTGAGCTGGGGCTCGGCGACGACGAGCTCCGCCTGCTCAAGTCGAACGGAGTCGTCTAG